One window of Flavobacterium dauae genomic DNA carries:
- a CDS encoding DUF1772 domain-containing protein — protein sequence MKNTSVYISTIALLGLFAGGSITILFIIVPFWHSLTPNELMLWFNHYGARVGITMLPMQIIPFILSIYAYISVRKRNEDGKGLWLWVNVSNIIILIMLLAYFLPINFQFVNQTMNPNEVPSELIRWEIIHIARTILTVLSAILAIIAYFKLVRNSIYINMKPSNIL from the coding sequence ATGAAAAATACATCGGTTTACATTTCGACAATCGCATTATTAGGGCTTTTTGCAGGTGGCAGTATCACAATCCTGTTTATCATTGTTCCGTTTTGGCACTCTTTGACCCCAAACGAACTAATGCTTTGGTTTAATCATTATGGGGCAAGAGTGGGGATTACAATGTTACCAATGCAGATTATTCCGTTTATCCTTTCAATATACGCTTATATTTCAGTCAGAAAAAGAAATGAAGACGGAAAGGGTCTGTGGCTTTGGGTAAATGTTTCAAACATCATTATTCTGATTATGCTTTTAGCATATTTTCTGCCTATCAATTTTCAGTTTGTCAACCAAACAATGAACCCTAACGAAGTTCCGTCAGAACTAATACGTTGGGAAATTATTCACATAGCAAGAACTATCCTTACTGTTTTAAGTGCCATTTTGGCAATAATTGCGTACTTCAAACTTGTACGGAACTCCATATACATAAATATGAAACCAAGCAATATCCTATAA
- a CDS encoding RteC domain-containing protein, whose translation MTFSLNHIVSEIQRKEKAISISAPNIIDEAYQMTIYLQEYLGSIREDVTTQGFKNHWEEINFFRNIKPYILSKLIYHNKIFRIQTGCPVDGGRMYASYFSEQLQELKQEYREHIYNSDFYRYYRSGRTDRDETYFRLGNINFHDGLNSFVFEIDPLFSTYYDYKVARIIANELLYTYILQKINDDEIAGSLSARGISSDGILWTDTKNALTELIYALYANGSLSYGKVGIRKISLVLEKLFQITLGDLHNSFHRMKYRAGSRTAFLDQLKSSLEEYMNKDL comes from the coding sequence ATGACATTTTCATTAAATCATATTGTCTCAGAGATACAGCGAAAAGAAAAAGCAATTTCGATATCTGCACCTAATATCATTGATGAAGCGTACCAAATGACCATATACCTGCAAGAATACTTGGGGTCAATAAGAGAGGATGTTACAACGCAGGGCTTTAAAAACCATTGGGAGGAAATCAATTTCTTTCGCAACATTAAGCCATACATCCTCTCCAAACTCATATACCACAATAAGATATTTCGCATACAGACGGGTTGTCCTGTTGACGGAGGAAGAATGTATGCGAGTTATTTTTCAGAACAATTGCAGGAATTAAAACAGGAATACAGGGAGCATATCTACAATTCAGATTTTTACCGATATTATCGTTCAGGAAGAACCGACCGTGATGAAACCTACTTTAGGTTAGGCAACATCAATTTCCACGATGGGCTGAATAGTTTTGTCTTTGAAATTGACCCCTTGTTTTCAACTTACTATGATTACAAAGTGGCTCGGATAATAGCCAACGAGTTACTCTATACTTACATACTCCAAAAAATCAACGATGACGAAATAGCAGGTTCTCTTTCTGCAAGAGGCATTTCATCTGACGGTATTCTTTGGACGGACACCAAAAATGCCTTGACAGAACTGATTTATGCGCTGTATGCAAATGGTTCTCTTTCCTACGGTAAAGTAGGGATACGAAAAATCAGTTTGGTGTTGGAAAAACTGTTTCAGATTACCTTAGGGGATTTGCACAATTCTTTCCATCGAATGAAATACCGTGCCGGTTCCCGAACCGCATTTTTAGACCAACTGAAATCTTCTTTGGAAGAATATATGAACAAGGATTTATAG
- a CDS encoding NAD(P)-dependent oxidoreductase — translation MNIFLFGATGGTGTEILIKLLEQKHQVFVLARNPEALNIANDNLKIIKGSIYNPETYQNELSKCDLVISALGTGTSRKPTDIYSKGGQQVITVMQKANIKRLITLTAGAFDPTDPATRNFIVRYIVQPLFKNIYSDMQKWETILENSKDIDWTIIRPSRLLNGREKGKYRVQQNHCPKGGSKINRSDLADFVVKQISSDEYIHQKVAIA, via the coding sequence ATGAACATCTTTCTATTTGGAGCAACAGGCGGAACAGGGACAGAAATCCTAATAAAATTATTGGAGCAAAAACACCAAGTCTTTGTTTTAGCCCGAAATCCCGAAGCGTTGAACATAGCAAACGACAATCTGAAAATCATCAAAGGCAGTATATACAACCCCGAAACGTATCAAAACGAGTTGAGCAAATGCGACCTTGTAATTTCTGCATTGGGAACAGGCACATCTCGAAAACCAACCGACATTTATTCAAAAGGCGGACAGCAGGTTATTACAGTAATGCAGAAAGCTAATATAAAAAGGCTTATCACATTGACAGCAGGAGCATTTGACCCGACTGACCCTGCAACCCGAAATTTCATTGTACGGTATATCGTTCAGCCATTATTTAAAAACATCTATTCCGATATGCAGAAATGGGAAACCATTTTGGAAAACAGCAAAGATATTGATTGGACTATTATCAGACCAAGCCGACTACTGAACGGAAGAGAAAAAGGCAAATATCGTGTACAGCAAAACCATTGTCCGAAAGGCGGTAGTAAAATCAACCGAAGCGATTTAGCGGACTTTGTTGTTAAGCAAATCAGTTCAGATGAATATATTCATCAAAAAGTAGCGATTGCTTAG
- the mobA gene encoding conjugal transfer protein MobA, whose protein sequence is MEEKNRKQIKKSGRKPKIDPAVHRYSINLNAEENAKFLALFDQSGMNAKAHFITACIFQKTVKTVKIDMDAIEYHEKLTRFFSQFRAIGTNYNQVVKLLYRNFSEKKASAYLFKLEKETFELAKLTKEIIRLTQEFEAKYLNKE, encoded by the coding sequence ATGGAAGAAAAAAACAGAAAACAGATTAAGAAATCAGGAAGAAAACCAAAGATTGACCCAGCGGTTCATCGATATTCCATCAACCTGAATGCAGAAGAAAATGCCAAATTTCTTGCCCTATTTGACCAATCGGGAATGAACGCAAAGGCACATTTCATTACGGCTTGCATCTTTCAGAAGACGGTAAAGACCGTAAAGATTGATATGGATGCCATAGAATATCACGAAAAGCTGACCCGATTTTTTAGTCAGTTCAGGGCAATCGGAACAAATTACAATCAGGTTGTAAAGCTATTGTACCGCAATTTTTCGGAGAAAAAAGCATCCGCATACCTCTTTAAACTGGAAAAGGAAACCTTTGAATTGGCAAAACTGACTAAAGAAATCATCCGTCTGACACAGGAATTTGAAGCAAAGTATCTGAATAAAGAGTGA
- a CDS encoding DUF6577 family protein, with protein sequence MAETLEKHISRYFKGNERLPKQKLVGSIKKDFPDWSDNTINMYLSKLKKEGVINAPSRGIYEMDSNIPFQPNISNNLKRVFNKVKREFPYINFSIWDTVWLNDFMRHQPFKHYVVIEVEKDASESVFTFLTEINKNVFFNPDEEIFDRYIHNQDEVLIVKNMVSESPLIEKDKINIPALEKLLVDMLIDTALFSAQQNEKEFIMRSVMQKYTLNELKMRRYAVRRNREEEIDKLINISLAK encoded by the coding sequence TTGGCAGAAACATTAGAAAAACATATTAGTCGCTATTTCAAGGGAAACGAGAGGCTTCCCAAGCAGAAACTCGTTGGTTCAATCAAAAAAGATTTTCCTGATTGGTCTGACAATACTATTAATATGTACTTGTCCAAATTGAAAAAAGAGGGGGTTATAAATGCTCCTTCCAGAGGGATTTATGAGATGGATAGCAACATCCCTTTTCAACCCAATATTTCAAATAATTTAAAGAGAGTATTTAATAAAGTAAAACGTGAATTTCCTTATATCAATTTTTCTATTTGGGATACGGTGTGGTTGAATGATTTTATGCGTCACCAGCCATTTAAACATTATGTTGTTATAGAAGTAGAAAAAGATGCGTCTGAATCTGTATTTACTTTTCTGACAGAAATCAACAAAAACGTTTTCTTTAATCCTGATGAGGAAATATTTGACCGTTATATTCATAATCAAGATGAAGTTCTTATTGTGAAGAATATGGTTTCGGAGTCTCCTCTAATAGAAAAAGATAAAATTAATATCCCTGCATTGGAAAAGTTATTGGTGGATATGTTGATTGATACAGCACTTTTTTCGGCACAGCAAAATGAAAAGGAATTTATTATGCGGAGTGTAATGCAGAAATATACACTAAATGAGTTAAAGATGCGTAGATATGCCGTCCGAAGAAACAGAGAAGAAGAAATTGATAAACTGATAAATATAAGTTTGGCAAAATAA
- a CDS encoding methyltransferase type 11: protein MKTVEIFKTNIQNNKDADKITTSLLALYPIYKINFDLEDEENILRVEANKFEIETDEIINYMIGLGYSCEWIE, encoded by the coding sequence ATGAAAACGGTTGAAATCTTTAAAACAAACATTCAGAATAATAAAGATGCTGATAAAATAACAACTTCTCTTTTAGCACTATATCCTATTTACAAAATCAATTTTGACCTCGAAGATGAAGAAAATATTCTTCGGGTTGAAGCCAATAAGTTTGAGATTGAAACGGACGAAATAATCAATTATATGATTGGGCTGGGTTACAGTTGTGAGTGGATAGAATAA
- a CDS encoding DUF3408 domain-containing protein, translated as MIHEENKKQQPEAQDFSIEKFIGDEKKQSVQEQPTETQRTRPSASNAKRTASRPKKLTKEDYCGQFFKIPNTTASKGKSVYVRQEHHETFNRLTNIMGIDKLTIYAYLDNIIEHHFQEFGELIKEIYNEKHKPLF; from the coding sequence ATGATACACGAAGAAAACAAAAAACAGCAACCCGAAGCACAGGATTTTTCTATTGAAAAATTCATTGGCGATGAAAAGAAACAATCTGTACAGGAACAACCGACAGAAACGCAACGGACAAGACCGTCAGCAAGCAATGCCAAAAGAACGGCTTCCAGACCAAAGAAGCTGACCAAAGAGGATTACTGCGGACAGTTCTTTAAAATTCCGAACACTACGGCAAGCAAGGGTAAATCGGTCTATGTACGGCAGGAACACCACGAAACGTTTAACAGGCTTACCAACATTATGGGTATCGACAAACTGACGATTTATGCGTATCTCGACAACATTATCGAGCACCATTTTCAAGAGTTCGGGGAGTTGATTAAGGAAATCTATAACGAGAAGCACAAGCCGTTATTTTGA
- the mobB gene encoding conjugal transfer protein MobB, whose protein sequence is MIAKIGKGSNMYGAILYNQQKVETENGAVLLLNKIPDTMDGRYSVAYFNKCFEPYLSANIKTEKTVRHISLNPDPKDKVSDEQFTEMAQEYMERMGYGNQPYIVFKHTDIDRTHIHIVSTCVGIDGKKIPDDYDHPRSMAICRDLEQKYNLHKATEQEQKQGNKVFKPVDYQRGDIKSQIASVVRHLPKYYSFPTMGSYNALLSLFNITAEEVKGERNGQTVNGLVYVALDEKGDKASNPFKASLFGKDAGVAQLQKHFEQSKEKMKTNPARLVLKNTVELAMHTTSNEIEFRKQLTEHGINTVVRRNDNGRIYGVTFIDHESRSVWNGSQLDRNLSANGFNDWWNNGNKPELKIQDNSVSKKDTLDNLPTKDLFEFIPQEHSSNFDIGGLFSLLPETQGVDYEEEQFAKRKKKKKGRRL, encoded by the coding sequence ATGATTGCAAAAATCGGAAAGGGAAGCAATATGTACGGAGCGATTTTGTACAATCAGCAGAAAGTGGAAACAGAAAACGGAGCAGTTCTATTGCTGAACAAGATACCCGATACAATGGACGGCAGGTATTCCGTAGCGTATTTCAATAAGTGCTTTGAGCCGTACCTGTCGGCAAACATCAAAACGGAAAAAACGGTACGGCATATTTCATTGAACCCTGACCCGAAAGACAAGGTAAGCGATGAACAGTTTACCGAAATGGCACAGGAATATATGGAGCGTATGGGGTACGGCAATCAGCCCTATATTGTTTTCAAACATACGGACATTGACCGAACGCATATTCACATTGTTTCGACCTGTGTAGGCATTGACGGAAAGAAAATACCCGATGATTACGACCACCCACGCTCAATGGCTATCTGTCGGGATTTGGAACAGAAATACAACCTGCACAAAGCAACCGAGCAGGAGCAGAAACAGGGCAATAAAGTGTTCAAACCTGTTGATTATCAGCGTGGCGATATAAAGAGCCAAATTGCTTCGGTAGTCCGTCATTTACCAAAGTATTACAGCTTTCCGACTATGGGAAGCTACAATGCCTTATTGTCACTTTTCAACATTACAGCAGAGGAAGTCAAAGGCGAACGGAACGGTCAGACCGTAAACGGATTGGTGTATGTAGCATTGGACGAGAAAGGAGACAAGGCAAGCAATCCGTTTAAGGCATCGCTATTCGGAAAAGACGCAGGCGTTGCACAACTGCAAAAACATTTTGAACAGTCAAAAGAGAAAATGAAAACCAATCCTGCAAGGTTAGTTTTAAAGAATACCGTTGAATTGGCTATGCACACGACAAGCAACGAAATAGAATTTAGAAAACAATTGACCGAACACGGTATTAACACGGTTGTTCGCAGAAACGACAACGGACGGATTTACGGAGTAACTTTCATCGACCACGAGAGCCGTAGTGTTTGGAATGGTTCACAGTTAGACAGAAACCTATCAGCTAATGGATTCAACGATTGGTGGAACAACGGAAACAAGCCCGAATTAAAAATACAGGACAACTCTGTTTCCAAAAAAGATACGTTGGACAATTTGCCAACGAAAGACCTTTTTGAGTTTATTCCGCAGGAGCATTCGTCTAATTTTGATATTGGTGGGTTGTTCAGCCTGTTACCCGAAACACAGGGTGTGGATTACGAAGAAGAACAGTTTGCTAAACGCAAGAAAAAGAAAAAAGGGAGAAGATTGTAA
- a CDS encoding sigma-70 family RNA polymerase sigma factor, translating to MDDLNTLNKKLFPYAYNILGNIGDCQDVIQEVLIKFNEKEGCSISNPNAYLIKSVINQAINLKKKNDRERQQKITLPEPIVTNQGESKIELDEILNYSMLVLLDTLNTKERAVLLLKEAFDYEHDDIAEILEISVENSRQILTRAKKKLKLRKPEIATSSAKDRKYLEKYVSAIRKGDVKTLEQILSDEVQVLADAGNKLQVIAELTSGIDNTIKLMTYVYENHQKDLEIKIEEINHQSALLFYRGTTLINCQIFELNPDGKITSIFSVVDPEKLMKI from the coding sequence ATGGACGATTTAAACACATTGAACAAAAAACTATTTCCTTATGCTTACAACATTTTGGGAAATATTGGCGATTGTCAAGACGTAATTCAGGAGGTCTTGATAAAATTCAATGAAAAAGAGGGTTGCTCAATTTCCAATCCAAATGCGTATCTGATAAAATCGGTCATCAACCAAGCCATAAATCTAAAAAAGAAAAACGACAGAGAAAGGCAACAAAAAATCACATTGCCCGAACCAATCGTTACCAATCAAGGTGAAAGCAAAATTGAATTAGACGAGATACTCAATTATTCAATGCTTGTTTTGCTCGACACATTGAACACCAAAGAAAGAGCAGTTTTGTTGTTAAAAGAAGCATTTGATTACGAACACGATGATATCGCTGAAATATTAGAAATTTCGGTAGAAAATTCCCGACAAATCCTCACAAGAGCCAAAAAGAAACTGAAATTGCGGAAACCCGAAATCGCAACTTCGTCTGCAAAAGACCGAAAATATTTAGAAAAATATGTGTCCGCAATCCGTAAAGGCGATGTAAAAACGTTGGAACAAATATTGTCTGACGAAGTGCAGGTTTTGGCAGATGCAGGAAATAAATTACAGGTCATTGCTGAACTGACTTCGGGAATTGACAACACCATTAAACTGATGACCTACGTTTATGAAAATCATCAAAAAGACCTTGAAATCAAAATTGAAGAAATAAATCATCAATCTGCATTACTGTTTTACAGAGGTACAACCTTGATAAACTGTCAGATATTTGAACTAAACCCAGACGGAAAAATCACAAGTATTTTTTCTGTCGTTGACCCCGAGAAATTGATGAAAATTTAA
- a CDS encoding nucleotidyl transferase AbiEii/AbiGii toxin family protein yields MIDTKSYTIEWITDLRNKLGKRIDPKLIEKVIYALTLLEQLQLNKLNFVFKGGTALLLATQTPKRFSIDIDIITEEPEDKIKEVLQKISQLEMFIRWEDDNDRKHTPDAPIGHFKIFYKSAVDGHEEPILLDLLYTPNPYPETKEYPINHSWLTTSGKDTIVVLPTFEAILGDKLTAFAPKTTGILYSKNRPVEIIKQLYDIGFLFDQITDRKVVKESYSRVVQEEIGYRKLNMDADDVLKDTWLACYTLAERDMKSDEFKHLQLGIKNFTNFIIDRFSIEEAITASAKVAYLTSLLNKENQEMERFKNPLEIKDWLIEDPTYNKLNKLKKTNPEAFFYWNKSINN; encoded by the coding sequence ATGATAGACACAAAATCCTATACAATTGAATGGATTACCGACTTACGAAATAAGTTGGGGAAACGAATTGATCCAAAGCTGATTGAAAAGGTAATATATGCTTTAACACTTTTGGAGCAACTGCAATTGAATAAGCTAAATTTTGTATTTAAAGGCGGAACGGCTCTCCTTTTAGCTACGCAAACACCTAAGCGGTTTTCGATAGATATTGACATCATTACAGAAGAACCTGAGGATAAAATCAAGGAGGTTTTACAGAAGATAAGCCAATTAGAAATGTTTATCCGTTGGGAAGATGACAACGATCGAAAACATACTCCTGATGCACCTATCGGACATTTCAAGATATTTTACAAAAGTGCGGTAGATGGTCACGAAGAACCGATACTATTGGATTTATTATATACGCCCAATCCATATCCTGAAACAAAAGAATATCCAATAAATCATAGTTGGTTAACCACATCGGGAAAAGACACGATAGTTGTATTGCCAACGTTTGAGGCTATTTTGGGAGATAAGCTTACGGCTTTTGCTCCGAAAACCACAGGTATATTGTATTCAAAAAATCGTCCTGTCGAAATCATTAAACAGTTGTATGATATTGGTTTTTTGTTCGACCAAATAACTGACCGCAAAGTAGTAAAAGAAAGTTATTCGAGAGTGGTGCAGGAAGAAATCGGCTATCGAAAATTAAATATGGATGCTGACGATGTCCTAAAAGACACTTGGCTGGCTTGTTACACACTGGCAGAAAGGGATATGAAATCTGATGAGTTCAAACACCTACAATTGGGCATTAAGAATTTCACGAATTTCATTATCGACCGCTTTTCAATAGAAGAAGCCATAACAGCATCAGCTAAAGTTGCCTATCTGACTTCGTTATTAAACAAAGAAAATCAGGAAATGGAACGGTTTAAAAATCCGTTAGAAATCAAAGACTGGTTGATTGAAGACCCAACCTACAATAAATTAAACAAATTAAAGAAGACCAATCCGGAAGCATTTTTTTATTGGAATAAAAGTATTAATAATTAG
- a CDS encoding helix-turn-helix transcriptional regulator: MEYKIIKPYKGLKPFIHFYWELKGNKLERQWERVFPDGCAGVLMNLGNTCLTDNGSFSLEFGKTYVVGAMTSFKDSFIDNDTHLLGVCLKPATFANFYSYASQNELTDDTIEFEKSNSFNVDKIFNNPFDYLNQFFSDRIKAKHIPLQSVINDIHSTNGQISIHELSKRNFTTVRQLERNFKRFIGLSPKEYSNIIRFQNALSIIKKLDENRSFLDVAFECGYYDHSHLTNEIKRNTGLSPSQL, encoded by the coding sequence ATGGAATACAAAATAATAAAACCTTACAAAGGCTTAAAGCCCTTTATACATTTTTATTGGGAACTGAAAGGAAATAAACTTGAAAGACAGTGGGAACGGGTTTTTCCAGACGGTTGTGCAGGTGTATTGATGAATTTAGGAAATACTTGTTTGACAGACAACGGTTCATTTTCTTTGGAGTTTGGAAAAACGTATGTGGTGGGTGCGATGACTTCATTTAAAGACAGCTTTATCGACAATGATACTCATTTATTGGGAGTATGTCTAAAACCTGCAACTTTTGCAAATTTCTATAGCTATGCCTCACAAAATGAATTGACAGACGATACAATCGAGTTTGAAAAATCTAATTCATTCAATGTCGATAAAATCTTTAACAACCCTTTTGATTATCTTAACCAGTTTTTTTCCGACAGAATAAAAGCAAAACATATTCCATTGCAATCGGTTATTAATGATATTCATTCTACAAATGGACAGATCAGCATTCACGAGCTGTCAAAACGAAATTTCACGACCGTAAGACAGTTAGAGCGAAATTTCAAACGGTTCATTGGACTATCTCCAAAAGAATATTCAAATATTATTCGCTTTCAAAATGCTTTGTCCATTATCAAAAAATTAGATGAAAATCGAAGTTTTTTAGATGTTGCTTTTGAATGTGGCTACTATGACCATTCGCATCTTACCAATGAAATCAAACGAAATACGGGACTTTCGCCATCACAACTTTAA
- a CDS encoding helix-turn-helix domain-containing protein, with translation MKNTDTSFKEFTKTYIRNFPDRFRYFETPVQIYNVENLFTKNIATPTPLLKANFNFIAFPTNGNFEQQVGNEIKKVSESQALLVMQGEVTSLLRQSKNIKGYYIIFDDKILQQFKDHSYFIKLFTVLPTIQLHNNDSKFVEQVCKLIIQELETPKPDEQIVLYLFQSLLLKLLKSSELKKGLSRQFDIAISFRELVYKHYSEHYSINDYAKLLNISSNYLNRCIQSVWNKSAKQFTQEFIIIQSQKYLQDFSEPISGIAYHLNFNDPSYFGRLFKKIISISPQEYRSKIMHDLSE, from the coding sequence TTGAAAAATACCGACACCTCATTTAAAGAATTTACAAAGACATACATCAGGAATTTTCCTGATAGGTTTAGGTATTTTGAAACGCCTGTTCAAATTTATAATGTAGAAAATCTATTTACCAAAAACATTGCCACACCGACCCCACTATTAAAAGCAAATTTTAATTTTATCGCCTTTCCCACGAACGGAAATTTTGAACAGCAGGTAGGAAATGAAATAAAAAAAGTATCGGAAAGTCAGGCATTATTAGTAATGCAGGGCGAAGTAACATCGCTATTGCGACAGTCTAAAAACATCAAAGGTTATTACATCATCTTTGACGATAAAATTTTACAGCAGTTCAAAGACCATAGTTATTTTATCAAGTTGTTTACCGTTTTACCAACCATTCAGCTACACAACAACGACAGTAAATTTGTGGAGCAAGTCTGCAAACTAATTATCCAAGAATTGGAAACGCCAAAGCCTGATGAACAAATTGTACTGTATCTTTTTCAATCGTTATTACTGAAGCTCTTAAAATCTTCGGAACTGAAAAAAGGCTTGTCGAGGCAGTTTGATATTGCGATTTCTTTTAGGGAATTAGTGTATAAGCATTATTCAGAGCATTACAGTATAAACGATTATGCCAAACTTCTAAATATTTCATCTAACTATTTAAATCGTTGTATTCAGAGCGTTTGGAACAAATCAGCCAAACAGTTTACACAGGAGTTTATCATTATCCAATCCCAAAAATATTTACAGGATTTTTCCGAACCTATATCGGGCATTGCCTATCATTTGAATTTTAACGACCCGTCTTATTTCGGCAGGTTGTTTAAAAAAATCATAAGCATTTCGCCACAGGAATACCGCTCAAAGATAATGCACGATTTGTCCGAGTAA
- a CDS encoding dihydrofolate reductase family protein — MRKISLFVAMSLDGYIAKPTDDLTFLKLVEKAGEDYGYGEFTDTIDTLIIGRRTYDYVLKNVGLSHYDNGQRDVYVITRTERPQVGRTTFYTGNLTELVKRLKSEKGKNIYCDGGAEVINELLKYDLIDEFIISIVPILLGNGTRLFKDGRPEQTLEFIKVKTFETGLTQLHYKRQK, encoded by the coding sequence ATGCGGAAAATATCACTTTTCGTTGCAATGAGTTTAGACGGTTACATTGCAAAACCTACTGATGACCTTACTTTCTTGAAACTTGTTGAAAAAGCAGGAGAAGATTATGGTTATGGAGAATTTACAGACACAATTGACACATTGATTATTGGGAGAAGAACCTATGATTATGTGCTTAAAAATGTTGGTTTATCTCATTACGACAATGGACAACGGGATGTCTATGTCATCACAAGAACGGAAAGACCGCAAGTAGGTAGAACGACTTTTTATACAGGGAATTTAACGGAATTGGTCAAACGACTGAAATCTGAAAAAGGTAAAAATATTTATTGTGACGGAGGAGCGGAAGTAATAAATGAACTATTGAAATACGATTTAATAGACGAGTTTATCATTTCGATAGTACCCATTTTATTAGGTAACGGAACAAGACTTTTCAAAGACGGCAGACCAGAGCAAACACTTGAATTTATCAAAGTCAAAACGTTTGAGACTGGATTGACACAACTGCATTACAAGCGACAAAAATAA
- a CDS encoding YciI family protein codes for MKEFVLIFRLKDISDFRPTPEQMQERMNWLAGIASQNKLVDKGNTLLPFAGSAKNVKSNKEVTDGVYTENNEFVSGYVVVKSETIDEAIEIAKGNPIFDQVGGNIEVREVLKRD; via the coding sequence ATGAAAGAATTTGTATTGATTTTTAGATTAAAAGACATTTCCGATTTCAGACCAACACCTGAACAAATGCAGGAACGTATGAATTGGTTAGCAGGAATTGCTTCACAAAACAAATTAGTGGACAAAGGCAACACGCTTTTGCCATTTGCAGGAAGTGCAAAAAACGTAAAGTCCAACAAGGAAGTAACTGACGGAGTTTACACTGAAAACAATGAATTTGTTAGCGGTTATGTTGTGGTAAAATCCGAAACCATTGATGAAGCAATAGAAATTGCAAAAGGTAATCCTATTTTTGACCAAGTAGGTGGAAACATCGAAGTGAGAGAAGTTTTGAAAAGAGATTAG